AACCCCGTTTAAAACTAAGTCGTAAGCTTGTGCTCTTACTTTTAATGGATCTGTTTTTAATAAATCTAAAGTTTCAAAAGTTGGCATTGTAAAAGGATGGTGAGCTGCTGAAAGTTTACCTGTTTCTTCATCTTTTTCAAACATAGGTCAATTTACAACTCATAAAAATTTGTAATCATCTTTTTTAACTAAATTATAATGTTGAGCTAATTTGTTTCTTAAAGCACCTAAACCTTGACAAACTTTTTCATATTCATCATTTACTATAAACAATGTCCCTGTTTTAAAATTATTTTCTTGTACATATTTTTCAATTGCTTCATATGAATTTAATTTAAAAGAATAATGAATGATTTTAGAATCTTTAATGTGAACATATAACAAACGATTTGCTTTATTTTGAACAACGTTTTCACTAAAGATTTTGTATTCTTTTTTATCAATTAAAACTTCTTCTAAAAACAAGGATTTTGTAGTATTTTTTTCAAATAAAAATTCTTTTGAATCATTTAAAACATTTGCATCTAATAAAAAATTATCAAAACGTAAATCAGGCTTATCAGAACCAAATTTATCTATTGCTGTATCAAAATCTAAAATTTCAAATGGTGTTGTAATGTTTAAGTTTAATTTATTAAAAATGTATTTAACTAAATCTTCAACTACTTTTCTTATTGATTCAATAGTAGGAAAAGCTATTTCTACATCTAGCTGAACAAACTCATATTGTCTATCTTTTCTTAAGTCTTCATCTCTAAATACTCTTGCTATTTGAAAGTATTTTTCAAAACCAGAAACCATTAATAATTGCTTATACAACTGAGGTGATTGAGGAAGAGAAAAGAAGTGATTTTTTCTTCTAGATGGAACTAAAAAGCTTCTTGCTCCCTCAGGGGTTGATTTGGATAAAATAGGTGTTTCTATTTCAGTAAAATTATTTTCAAAGAAAAAAGAACGAATATGGTAAAACAACTTATTTCTGAAAATTATGTTATCTCTTACGGGTTTTCTTCTAAGATCTAAAAATCTGTACTCGAGTCTTAAGTCTTCATTTGCATCTATTTCGTCTTGAATTTGAAAAGGAAGTTCTGAAGCTATCGAAAATACTTTAATATCTTCAACAATAATTTCTAAATCACCGTTTTTAATATTTGGATTAATATCTTTTCTTTTAAGTAGCAAACCTTTGATTTCTACTACAGATTCCTTTGTTAATGAAGAAAAAATAGTTTTTAAATGGGTGTTGTTTAAATCAATAACTACTTGTAAAATGCCAAAATAATCTCTGATTTCTACAAAAGATTTATCTTTGAATTTTCTGATGTTTTGAATTCAACCTTTTATTGCAACTTTTTGTTCTACTAAATGAGATAAAATAATTTCGTTTGTAATTGTTTTATACATAGTTGTTCCTTAGTTAAATTTTTCTTGAAGTATTTTTAAAATGTCTGGAAAATGAAGGATTTCTTCGCTAATTTCAATGTTTTGTGATGTTTTTGTGTCTTTTATAGTCCACATATTACTGTTTTGATTTTTTTCTTTAAAAATCAAGTATTTTGCCTTCATTTTAGAAGCACTTTTAAATGCTTTAGCAAAAGAGTTAAAAAGTTTTTTATTAAAATCTACTCGGAAATTGTTATTTCTTAAATTTGAAGCTAATTTAATTACATCAGCAAATTCTGCTTCGTTTAAAGATAAAATGTAAAAATCTAGGAAAAAGTCTTTAAAAAGTTTAGTATTATTAACTAAAATTTCAGCAATTCTATCTACTCCCATAGCAAAACCTAATCCTGAAATGTCTGGACCTGAAAAACGACTAAATAAGCCGTTGTAACAACCTCCAGCTATAATTGTCGATTTTGTTCCTAAATATTGTGATTCCGAAATAAATTCAAAAACTAAATTATCATAATAATCTAATCCTCTTACTAGTAAATCATCTACTTCGAAATTAATGTTATTTTGCTTTAAAAGTTTTTGGATTTGTTCAAATTCAGATTGTTGTTCTTGAGTATAAAAGTCTTTTAATTTGGGAGCATTTTTAATAAAGTCTTTATCTGAATCTAATTTTTCATCCAAGATTCTTAAAGGGTTGATTTCTAATCTAGTTTGCGAAATAGGGCTTAACTGATCTTTAAAAGGTAATAGATAGTTTTTTAGTTTATGGGAATACAAATTTCTTTGTTCAACTGTGGCTAAATAGTTAATTTTTAAAGTAGTATCTTGAGATAAATCAAGTCTTTTAAGTAACTGATTTGCAAAGTCTAGAACCTCTAATTTTATTAAGTTATTATCAACATTTATATGTTCAATTCCTGCTTGAAAAAATTGACGATATCTTCCTTTTTGTGGTCTTTCATAACGGAACATAGGACCAAAGTAAAAAAACTTATTATTTTCTAGATAAAGCTTGTTTTCGTTTATAGCCCTAATCACTGGAGCAGTTCCCTCAGGACGAAGTGCAAATAAACGGTCGTTTTTGTCTTTAAATTCATACATTTGCTTATTTACTATATCTGAAGATTGACCTGATGATAAAAAGATATTTGCAAACTCAAAAATTGGGGTTTCAATATATTCAAAATTGAAGTTATTTGCTACTTGAAAAAAAGTGTCTCTAATAAATAAAAAAACTTCTTTTTTCTTTCCAAAAATATCTTGAGTACCTTTTGGCTTATAGTTAATATTTAATGTATCAGTTTTTTTATTTTCTTTAGTAATATCACTCATAAATCACCTAGCTATTTTGAATAATCATTGATGTTAGCGAAAGTTTGTTCACTAATTTTTTGAACTTTTCAGTATCCAACATCAATTCTTTTTGCTTTTTTCTTGTTTCTTTTTGTTTCTAATTTTACTCAAATAGTAGTAGCTATAAATAATGAAGAAAATGTTCCAAAAATTACTCCTACAAACATAGCAAAACTAAAGAGAATATCAATAGAATTGTAGAAAATCATTAAGACAAATATAGCAAAAATTGTTGATAATGAAGTAAGAAGTGAACGTTTGATTGTTTCTTTTATAGCTTGTGTAGCTATTCTTTTAACTCTTGATTCATCACTAACTTCTGTATATGGTAATTCTCTAAAAATTTCTTTTATTTTATCAAATATAACAATTGTGTCATTAATTGAGTAACCAATTATCGATAATAGAGCGACTACTATTGTTGGAGATAGTTGAACGTGGAAAATAATAAATGTAAAGATAACCATTAAAACATTGAATAACAACGAAACAATAATTGCTAGTGAAAAGGTTCATTTAAATCTAATAAACGCAAATGCTGTTACAAAAGCAATTGCTACAACAACTGATAAAATTGCATTCAAAATCAAGCTTCTTGCTTCTTCTGTTGATATTGAATATGTTGTAAATTTAAGGTTTGAAAACTGGTTAGCTAAGTTTGTATTTAAATTTTGAATTACAGAAGTTAAATCCTGTTGTGTTTTTATTTCTATATTAAAAACGGAATTTTCAGCATTTAAAGGATGCATTAAAATTTGTGAAGCATTATTTTTAATTCCTTGTTGTTCTAAAAATTTAATAATTGCTTCACCTTTTTGTTTATCTATTAAATCATAGGTTGGATCGCTGTTTTCTATTAGTATATTGGTTCCACCACTAAATTCGATAGATAAATTTAAACCTCCAACAAACGACTGATTTATACCTGCAAATATAGCAAAAATTAAAATTGCTAAAATAAACATTCCTAAAGGAATTCATCTAGTGTATTTATTTCAAGCTAAATAATCTGGTTTATCTAAAACTGAAGTATACCCACGCTCATATTTTTGTAAATATTTTGATCTAACACCTAATAAATATTTTCGTTTGTCAAAAAATCCTGTTCTTAAAACAAGTGATGTCATTAATTTTGTAAACAACATAATCACTAATAAAGTAAATATAATTGAAAAAATTAATGTAATTGAAAAACTTTTTATGCTTTTAGTTCCAAAAAAGAAGAGAATTAGTCCTGCTATTAATGTTGTAATATTAGAATCTAAAATTGTACTTAATGAAGACTTATTGGCATATGCATTAGACT
This Mycoplasma sp. 1654_15 DNA region includes the following protein-coding sequences:
- the aspS gene encoding aspartate--tRNA ligase encodes the protein MYKTITNEIILSHLVEQKVAIKGWIQNIRKFKDKSFVEIRDYFGILQVVIDLNNTHLKTIFSSLTKESVVEIKGLLLKRKDINPNIKNGDLEIIVEDIKVFSIASELPFQIQDEIDANEDLRLEYRFLDLRRKPVRDNIIFRNKLFYHIRSFFFENNFTEIETPILSKSTPEGARSFLVPSRRKNHFFSLPQSPQLYKQLLMVSGFEKYFQIARVFRDEDLRKDRQYEFVQLDVEIAFPTIESIRKVVEDLVKYIFNKLNLNITTPFEILDFDTAIDKFGSDKPDLRFDNFLLDANVLNDSKEFLFEKNTTKSLFLEEVLIDKKEYKIFSENVVQNKANRLLYVHIKDSKIIHYSFKLNSYEAIEKYVQENNFKTGTLFIVNDEYEKVCQGLGALRNKLAQHYNLVKKDDYKFLWVVNWPMFEKDEETGKLSAAHHPFTMPTFETLDLLKTDPLKVRAQAYDLVLNGVEIAGGSIRISSKEIQEQIFETIGLTKEQANNQFGFLLKAFSYGVPPHGGIAFGLDRIIMLLTHSESIRDVIAFPVNSKGQDLLLKSPTIIEEEQLKEYNIKLLEDE
- the hisS gene encoding histidine--tRNA ligase translates to MSDITKENKKTDTLNINYKPKGTQDIFGKKKEVFLFIRDTFFQVANNFNFEYIETPIFEFANIFLSSGQSSDIVNKQMYEFKDKNDRLFALRPEGTAPVIRAINENKLYLENNKFFYFGPMFRYERPQKGRYRQFFQAGIEHINVDNNLIKLEVLDFANQLLKRLDLSQDTTLKINYLATVEQRNLYSHKLKNYLLPFKDQLSPISQTRLEINPLRILDEKLDSDKDFIKNAPKLKDFYTQEQQSEFEQIQKLLKQNNINFEVDDLLVRGLDYYDNLVFEFISESQYLGTKSTIIAGGCYNGLFSRFSGPDISGLGFAMGVDRIAEILVNNTKLFKDFFLDFYILSLNEAEFADVIKLASNLRNNNFRVDFNKKLFNSFAKAFKSASKMKAKYLIFKEKNQNSNMWTIKDTKTSQNIEISEEILHFPDILKILQEKFN
- the secDF gene encoding protein translocase subunit SecDF; this translates as MKNFFKKLFTLNNWKRWFIAFLSFFTIVFVISYTSQQYISKNINKSIEYGGGAEVLVQVKTLDDKVPNKNTVKNADQEIFTRLTGGSGLNGTSVSIEGEGRIRISRNNITDNRKLESFISEIVTKPLLTITDADNKPLFYDGKFVDNGSLDYGNEVNWAPPFKPESAQARPNPNNPSQNEVQIELKNTDAELEWSKATDYVSKKPFGKNRILIWSNISGLIKLAKTQYPDEWKNAKENVFNFVHVNENPNPAPLQNNRPATPVLKQYQFDAKKYLISDARVQQALNGSSFVINGNFSSAEAKQLALNINFGTADYKLDFLSASFVSQTKSDSAFTSAWIAVVVAISVIALFMIVNYGLLGVLSTISLALYIFLTLLFFTIVRGEYSPITIAALVIGIGMNVDANIISFEILKTKIYSGHTVNKSNAYANKSSLSTILDSNITTLIAGLILFFFGTKSIKSFSITLIFSIIFTLLVIMLFTKLMTSLVLRTGFFDKRKYLLGVRSKYLQKYERGYTSVLDKPDYLAWNKYTRWIPLGMFILAILIFAIFAGINQSFVGGLNLSIEFSGGTNILIENSDPTYDLIDKQKGEAIIKFLEQQGIKNNASQILMHPLNAENSVFNIEIKTQQDLTSVIQNLNTNLANQFSNLKFTTYSISTEEARSLILNAILSVVVAIAFVTAFAFIRFKWTFSLAIIVSLLFNVLMVIFTFIIFHVQLSPTIVVALLSIIGYSINDTIVIFDKIKEIFRELPYTEVSDESRVKRIATQAIKETIKRSLLTSLSTIFAIFVLMIFYNSIDILFSFAMFVGVIFGTFSSLFIATTIWVKLETKRNKKKAKRIDVGYWKVQKISEQTFANINDYSK